The Candidatus Bipolaricaulota bacterium genome includes the window AAGGATGGGGGGCTCCCCCCGGATTCGGTCGTCCAGACCGAGGATGAGATCCTCGCCGACTCCCAGCGGGTCATCGAGCGCTACCACGATTCGAGCCCGTTTTCCATGCTCCGGGTGGCGCTTGCCCCCTGCTCCCCGTTCTCGGTCACCCCGGAGCTGATGCGTCAGTCGACCGCGCTCGCCGACGAGTACGGGGTCCTCCTTCACACTCACCTCGCCGAGACCGCGGACGAGGAGGAGTTCTGCCGCGAGAAGTTCGGGGCCCGCCCGGTCGACTACATGGAGGAGCTCGGTTGGCTCCGCGACGACGTCTGGTTCGCCCACCTCGTCCACCTGAGCTCGTCCGACATCGAGAAGCTCTCCGCCGCCCGGGTGGGGATGGCCCACTGCCCGAGCTCGAACATGACCCTCGGCTCGGGGATCGCGCCGGTGGTCGAGCTGCACGGGACCGGGGTGAAGGTCAGCCTCGGGGTCGACGGCTCGGCGAGCAACGATACCTCGAACATGATCCGCGAGGTGAGACAGGCGATGCTCCTGCAGCGGGTCCGCTACGGGGCCGAGGCGTTCTCCGCCCGCGACGCCCTCTATCTGGCGACGATGGGCGGGGCGAGGGTCCTGCATCGCGAGGAGGAGATCGGCTCGATCGAGGTCGGGAAGGCCGCGGATCTGATCGCGTTCGACCTCTCCGGGATCGAGTTCGCCGGCGCGCGATCCGATCCGCTTGCCGCGATCGTCCACTGCGCTGCTGACCGGGTCGATCTCTCCATGGTGAACGGGAGGGTCCTGGTGCGCGACGGACGGTTGGTCGATCAGTCGGTCCTCCGGCTCATCCCACAGCACAACGAGATCTCCCTGCGGCTGATCGGGGCGGTATGAAGATCGAAGTTGAGATTTCGTTTTCGTTCAAGCGGGACCTTCCCCCGCGAATCCACCTCGAGCTCCCGGTCGGGGCGGATGTGTTGGCTGCGCTGCGCACCCTTGTGCGTCGCTTCCCCCAAATCGAAGGAAGGATCTTCTCTCCGGACGGGAAGATACATCGCCACAT containing:
- a CDS encoding 8-oxoguanine deaminase, with the protein product MKTILLKDFDLVATMDPERREIRSGYVLVEGNRIAAVGDDPSGITADETIDGEGKVLLPGFVNTHHHLYQTLFRNVPGAADKKLFDWLVFLYERWKGIDEEAVRISAAIGLTELVLSGTTTSSDHFYLFPKGHPHLFDALIEGARLTGIRFHPCRGSMSLSKKDGGLPPDSVVQTEDEILADSQRVIERYHDSSPFSMLRVALAPCSPFSVTPELMRQSTALADEYGVLLHTHLAETADEEEFCREKFGARPVDYMEELGWLRDDVWFAHLVHLSSSDIEKLSAARVGMAHCPSSNMTLGSGIAPVVELHGTGVKVSLGVDGSASNDTSNMIREVRQAMLLQRVRYGAEAFSARDALYLATMGGARVLHREEEIGSIEVGKAADLIAFDLSGIEFAGARSDPLAAIVHCAADRVDLSMVNGRVLVRDGRLVDQSVLRLIPQHNEISLRLIGAV
- a CDS encoding MoaD/ThiS family protein — encoded protein: MKIEVEISFSFKRDLPPRIHLELPVGADVLAALRTLVRRFPQIEGRIFSPDGKIHRHINALVNGGNVSGKRGFATVLHNGDRLTILPPVGGG